The following coding sequences are from one Thermostaphylospora chromogena window:
- a CDS encoding acyl-CoA dehydrogenase family protein, whose translation MAVERVLPTDVAGELLELTRELATKEVAPRAAEGEATGRFPRELFRTLGEAGLLGLPYPEEYGGGGQPYEVYLQVVEELAAAWLTVGLGVSVHTLSCFPIAEFGSSEQRGSLLPDMIGGELLGAYCLSEPQSGSDAAALRTRAVRDADGYVVDGVKAWTTHGGVADFYTLMARTGEEGARGISCLHLPADAEGLSFGTPERKMGMRSSPTAQVRLDGVRLPPEALIGREGEGFRIAMAALDGGRLGIAACAVGVAQAALDAATSYARERRQFGSRIADFQGIGFMLADMATQISAARALYLEAARLRDAGRPYSAQAAMAKLFASDVCMKVAVDAVQILGGYGYVEDFPVERYLREAKVLQIVEGTNQIQRLVISRSLTRD comes from the coding sequence ATGGCGGTCGAGCGTGTGCTGCCCACGGACGTCGCGGGCGAGCTGTTGGAGCTGACCAGAGAGCTGGCGACCAAGGAGGTCGCGCCGCGGGCCGCGGAGGGCGAGGCCACCGGCAGGTTCCCCCGCGAGCTGTTCCGCACCCTGGGGGAGGCCGGGCTGCTCGGGCTGCCCTACCCGGAGGAGTACGGCGGGGGCGGCCAGCCGTACGAGGTGTATCTGCAGGTCGTCGAGGAGCTGGCGGCGGCGTGGCTGACCGTCGGGCTGGGGGTGTCGGTGCACACCCTGTCGTGCTTCCCCATCGCCGAGTTCGGCAGTTCGGAGCAGCGCGGCAGCCTGCTTCCCGACATGATCGGCGGCGAGCTCCTGGGGGCCTACTGCCTGTCGGAGCCGCAGTCCGGATCCGACGCCGCGGCGTTGCGCACCAGGGCCGTCCGCGACGCCGACGGCTACGTGGTGGACGGCGTCAAGGCGTGGACCACCCACGGCGGCGTCGCCGACTTCTACACGCTCATGGCCCGCACCGGTGAGGAGGGGGCGCGCGGGATCTCCTGCCTGCACCTGCCCGCCGACGCCGAAGGGCTGTCCTTCGGCACGCCCGAGCGGAAGATGGGCATGCGCTCCTCGCCGACCGCGCAGGTGCGGCTGGACGGCGTGCGCCTGCCGCCGGAGGCGCTGATCGGCCGCGAGGGCGAGGGCTTCCGCATCGCGATGGCCGCGCTGGACGGCGGACGGCTGGGCATCGCGGCGTGCGCGGTCGGCGTGGCCCAGGCGGCCTTGGACGCGGCCACCTCCTACGCCCGCGAGCGCCGCCAGTTCGGCAGCCGCATCGCCGACTTCCAGGGCATCGGGTTCATGCTGGCCGACATGGCGACCCAGATCTCCGCCGCCCGCGCACTCTACCTGGAGGCCGCGCGGCTGCGCGACGCGGGCAGGCCGTACAGCGCGCAGGCGGCGATGGCCAAGCTGTTCGCCTCCGACGTGTGCATGAAGGTCGCCGTGGACGCGGTGCAGATCCTGGGCGGCTACGGCTACGTCGAGGACTTCCCGGTCGAGCGCTACCTGCGCGAGGCCAAGGTCCTGCAGATCGTCGAGGGCACCAACCAGATCCAGCGCCTGGTCATCAGCCGCTCCCTGACCAGGGACTGA
- a CDS encoding M24 family metallopeptidase, producing MTSEELYPTSRLAAVQEAAARAGVDAVLLTPGPDLRYVTGYRALPLERLTCLAVPTSGEPFLVVPRLELPAAESSPAARLGIEFVPWDETDDPYALVARRLGNPARVALSDRMWAMAVLRFRAAMPGAEQTLAGTVLRELRMRKSPAEVAALREAGAAIDAVHARVPEFLRPGRTEREVGRDIADAIIASGHETVDFVIVASGPNGASPHHDLSDRVIQPGDPVVVDIGGQMPSGYCSDSTRTYCVGEPPAEFAAYYEVLQAAQDAACRAVKPGVPCEAVDAAAREIIAEAGYGERFVHRTGHGIGLEVHEEPYIVAGNDEPLAPGFAFSVEPGIYLPGAHGARIEDIVICTEDGAERVNDRPRELVIVPA from the coding sequence GTGACCTCTGAAGAGCTGTATCCCACCAGCCGCCTGGCCGCCGTGCAGGAGGCCGCGGCCCGTGCCGGGGTCGACGCCGTGCTGCTCACCCCCGGCCCCGACCTGCGTTACGTCACCGGGTACCGCGCGCTCCCGCTGGAGCGCCTGACCTGCCTGGCCGTGCCCACGTCCGGTGAGCCGTTCCTCGTGGTGCCCCGGCTGGAGCTGCCTGCGGCCGAATCCTCTCCGGCCGCCAGACTCGGCATCGAGTTCGTCCCCTGGGACGAGACCGACGACCCTTACGCGCTGGTGGCTCGCCGGCTGGGCAACCCGGCGCGGGTGGCGCTGTCGGACCGCATGTGGGCGATGGCCGTGCTGCGCTTCCGCGCGGCGATGCCCGGCGCGGAGCAGACGCTGGCCGGGACGGTGCTGCGGGAGCTGCGCATGCGCAAGAGCCCCGCAGAGGTGGCGGCCCTGCGCGAGGCGGGCGCGGCGATCGACGCGGTGCACGCCCGGGTGCCGGAGTTCCTGCGGCCCGGCCGTACCGAGCGCGAGGTCGGCAGGGACATCGCCGACGCGATCATCGCCTCCGGTCACGAGACGGTCGACTTCGTGATCGTCGCCTCCGGCCCCAACGGCGCCAGCCCGCACCACGACCTGTCCGACCGTGTGATCCAGCCCGGAGACCCCGTGGTGGTGGACATCGGCGGGCAGATGCCCAGCGGCTACTGCTCCGACTCCACCCGCACCTACTGCGTCGGCGAGCCGCCCGCCGAGTTCGCCGCCTACTACGAGGTGCTGCAGGCCGCCCAGGACGCCGCGTGCCGGGCCGTGAAACCGGGCGTGCCGTGCGAGGCCGTCGACGCCGCGGCCCGCGAGATCATCGCCGAGGCCGGTTACGGCGAGCGGTTCGTCCACCGCACCGGGCACGGCATCGGCCTGGAGGTGCACGAGGAGCCCTACATCGTCGCCGGGAACGACGAGCCGCTGGCGCCGGGGTTCGCCTTCTCCGTCGAACCGGGCATCTACCTGCCGGGCGCCCACGGCGCGCGGATCGAGGACATCGTGATCTGTACCGAGGACGGCGCCGAGCGGGTGAACGATCGCCCGCGCGAGCTGGTGATCGTCCCCGCCTGA
- a CDS encoding PP2C family protein-serine/threonine phosphatase gives MDDPHSPPHSPVPGPIPGGPGDGPVRNCVYGRGDRRVSLAMREAILSGLSDPVELPHADVAVRYVPAGGDVGLGGDWYEASVLPDGRVLLAVGDVAGHGMPVISQMMQLRHALLGLSMTGLSADRLLFHLNDLVRYRLDGTTATAVVGHLDPESGEFTWSQAGHPPPILVRDGVAGQLVSPEGVLLGADEWAYEAARVRLREGDLLLLFTDGLVERRHSDIDAGLSLALTHAAALRPGRVEEGLDRMLAAIGVPNAEDDACLLALTVGARP, from the coding sequence GTGGACGACCCCCATTCACCTCCCCACTCACCGGTGCCGGGACCGATCCCCGGCGGGCCGGGTGACGGCCCGGTCCGGAACTGTGTCTACGGTCGCGGTGACCGCCGCGTCTCCCTCGCCATGCGCGAGGCGATCCTGTCCGGCCTGTCCGACCCGGTCGAGCTGCCGCACGCCGACGTGGCGGTACGTTACGTCCCCGCAGGCGGCGACGTCGGCCTCGGCGGCGACTGGTACGAGGCGTCCGTCCTGCCGGACGGCCGCGTGCTGCTGGCCGTCGGCGACGTCGCCGGCCACGGCATGCCGGTGATCTCCCAGATGATGCAGCTGCGGCACGCCCTGCTCGGATTGTCCATGACCGGCCTGTCCGCCGACCGCCTGCTGTTCCATCTCAACGATCTCGTCCGCTACCGGCTCGACGGCACCACCGCCACCGCCGTGGTCGGCCACCTCGACCCGGAAAGCGGCGAGTTCACCTGGAGCCAGGCCGGTCATCCGCCGCCGATCCTGGTGCGCGACGGCGTGGCGGGGCAGCTCGTCTCGCCCGAAGGCGTGCTGCTCGGCGCGGACGAATGGGCCTACGAGGCCGCACGGGTACGGCTGCGCGAGGGCGATCTGCTGCTGCTGTTCACCGACGGGCTCGTCGAACGCCGGCACAGCGACATCGACGCGGGCCTGTCCCTGGCCCTGACCCACGCCGCCGCGCTGCGCCCCGGCCGGGTCGAGGAGGGGCTGGACCGCATGCTGGCCGCGATCGGCGTGCCCAACGCCGAGGACGACGCGTGCCTGCTGGCCCTCACCGTGGGGGCGCGGCCTTGA
- a CDS encoding 5'-3' exonuclease, with protein MPGLMLLDTPSLYFRAFHGVPESVTAPDGMPVNAVRGLIDMIASLVRDHSPDRLAACMDADWRPAFRVAALPSYKAHRVAEGGREQVPDTLSPQLPVIDRVLDAVGVARIGVPGYEADDVIGTCAAGSSGPVDIVTGDRDLFQLVDDSRPIRVLYTVKGIRNIQIVDEAAITDRYGIPGRAYADFAVLRGDPSDGLPGVPGVGDKTAATLISAFGSLEGLLAALDGERAEEIPAAARRRLAAARDYLAVAPTVVRVARDAPVPRADLTLPAAPRDPAALAELAARYGLDGPVRRLREALQAR; from the coding sequence ATGCCTGGGCTGATGCTCCTCGACACTCCTTCGTTGTACTTCCGCGCCTTCCACGGCGTCCCCGAGTCGGTGACCGCGCCCGACGGCATGCCGGTCAACGCCGTGCGCGGTCTGATCGACATGATCGCCTCGCTGGTGCGCGACCACTCCCCCGACCGGCTGGCCGCGTGCATGGACGCCGACTGGCGGCCGGCCTTCCGGGTCGCGGCGCTGCCGTCCTACAAGGCGCACCGCGTGGCGGAGGGCGGCCGGGAGCAGGTGCCCGACACGCTCTCCCCCCAGCTGCCCGTCATCGATCGGGTGCTCGACGCGGTGGGGGTGGCCCGCATCGGCGTGCCCGGTTACGAGGCCGACGACGTGATCGGAACCTGCGCGGCGGGCTCGTCCGGCCCGGTGGACATCGTGACCGGCGACCGCGACCTGTTTCAGCTCGTGGACGACTCACGCCCGATCCGCGTGCTGTACACGGTGAAGGGCATCCGCAACATCCAGATCGTGGACGAGGCGGCGATCACCGACAGGTACGGCATCCCCGGCCGCGCGTACGCCGACTTCGCCGTGCTGCGCGGCGACCCCAGCGACGGCCTGCCCGGCGTGCCCGGCGTCGGCGACAAGACCGCGGCGACGCTGATCTCCGCCTTCGGCTCGCTGGAAGGGCTGCTGGCCGCCCTGGACGGCGAGCGGGCCGAGGAGATCCCCGCCGCCGCCCGCAGACGGCTGGCCGCGGCCCGCGACTACCTCGCCGTGGCGCCGACGGTGGTCCGGGTCGCCCGCGACGCGCCGGTGCCGCGGGCGGACCTCACCCTGCCGGCCGCCCCGCGGGACCCGGCGGCGCTGGCGGAGCTCGCCGCCAGGTACGGGCTGGACGGTCCGGTCAGACGGCTGCGCGAGGCGCTGCAGGCCCGCTGA
- a CDS encoding Gfo/Idh/MocA family protein, with protein MGEPVKVGLVGCGTIAKQYLRTIGEQPRLRLTAAADLDPARARAVADATPGVRALTVEELVADPEVDVVLNLTVPAAHAHVAHLAIAAGKDVYGEKPLAVTTTEAREVLDAAAAAGVRVACAPDTVLGTGVQTARAAIDSGAIGRPSAAVATMISAGPERWHPDPDFYYVAGGGPLMDMGPYYITALVTLLGPVTSVVGAAARARATRVIGSGPRAGQTIPVSVDTHVTGALTHESGAMSTLVMSFDAVATRAPNIEVHGDRGSLVVPDPNRFDGEVLLCELSGDGWRTLPVGGGYAQAGRGVGLADLAATPPDVEPRAGGRLAFHVLDVMEALLASARSGQAVAVSSTCERPRPVPYGQTP; from the coding sequence GTGGGCGAGCCGGTGAAGGTCGGCCTGGTCGGCTGCGGCACCATCGCCAAGCAGTACCTCCGGACGATCGGCGAGCAGCCCCGCCTGCGCCTGACGGCCGCCGCCGACCTCGACCCGGCGCGGGCCCGCGCGGTGGCCGACGCCACGCCCGGCGTGCGCGCGCTCACCGTGGAGGAGCTGGTCGCCGACCCCGAGGTGGATGTGGTGCTCAACCTCACCGTGCCCGCCGCGCACGCGCACGTCGCCCACCTGGCCATCGCCGCGGGCAAGGACGTCTACGGGGAGAAACCGCTGGCCGTCACCACCACCGAGGCCCGCGAGGTGCTGGACGCCGCCGCGGCGGCCGGGGTCCGGGTGGCGTGCGCGCCCGACACCGTCCTGGGCACCGGTGTCCAGACGGCCCGCGCGGCGATCGACTCCGGCGCCATCGGCAGGCCGTCCGCGGCCGTGGCGACGATGATCTCCGCCGGTCCCGAACGCTGGCACCCCGACCCCGACTTCTACTACGTCGCCGGGGGCGGGCCGCTGATGGACATGGGGCCGTACTACATCACCGCCCTGGTGACGCTGCTCGGCCCGGTCACCTCCGTCGTCGGCGCGGCCGCCCGCGCCCGCGCCACACGGGTCATCGGCAGCGGGCCGCGCGCCGGGCAGACCATCCCGGTCAGCGTGGACACCCACGTGACCGGGGCGCTCACGCACGAGTCGGGGGCGATGTCCACGCTCGTGATGAGCTTCGACGCGGTCGCCACCCGCGCGCCGAACATCGAGGTGCACGGCGACCGCGGATCGCTGGTCGTCCCCGACCCCAACCGTTTCGACGGCGAGGTGCTGCTGTGCGAGCTGTCCGGCGACGGATGGCGCACGCTGCCCGTCGGCGGCGGCTACGCGCAGGCCGGGCGCGGCGTCGGCCTCGCCGACCTCGCCGCCACCCCGCCGGACGTCGAGCCGCGGGCGGGCGGACGGCTGGCCTTCCACGTGCTCGACGTCATGGAGGCGCTGCTCGCCTCGGCCCGCTCCGGACAGGCCGTGGCGGTCTCCAGCACCTGCGAGCGGCCCCGCCCCGTCCCGTACGGCCAGACGCCCTGA
- a CDS encoding ThuA domain-containing protein, translating into MTNDTTRAALVVRGGWEGHAPVEATDMFIPFLEKNGFSVRTADSPAPYADADYMAGVDLVVQCYTMGEIRQEEVDGLQAAIAAGTGMAGWHGGIADSFRSCADYLHLIGGQFACHPGKDPATTSPQDPERYFVHHTINILPEAADHPITAGIADFDLVTEQYWVLCDDYIDVLATTTQKARPWDPWHREVTSPAVWTRRWGKGKIFVTTPGHSLDVLEHPSVRTIIERGMLWASR; encoded by the coding sequence ATGACGAACGACACCACCCGCGCGGCCCTCGTCGTGCGCGGCGGCTGGGAGGGGCACGCGCCGGTGGAGGCCACCGACATGTTCATCCCGTTCCTGGAGAAGAACGGCTTCTCGGTGCGCACGGCGGACTCGCCCGCCCCGTACGCCGACGCCGACTACATGGCGGGCGTCGACCTCGTGGTCCAGTGCTACACCATGGGCGAGATCCGGCAGGAGGAGGTCGACGGGCTGCAGGCCGCGATCGCCGCCGGCACCGGGATGGCCGGCTGGCACGGCGGCATCGCCGACTCCTTCCGGTCCTGCGCCGACTACCTGCACCTGATCGGCGGCCAGTTCGCCTGCCACCCCGGCAAGGACCCCGCCACCACCTCGCCGCAGGACCCGGAGCGGTACTTCGTCCACCACACCATAAACATCCTCCCCGAGGCGGCCGACCATCCGATCACCGCGGGCATCGCCGACTTCGACCTCGTCACCGAGCAGTACTGGGTGCTGTGCGACGACTACATCGACGTGCTGGCCACCACCACGCAGAAGGCGCGGCCGTGGGACCCCTGGCATCGCGAGGTGACCTCCCCCGCCGTGTGGACCCGCCGCTGGGGTAAGGGGAAGATCTTCGTCACCACCCCCGGGCACAGCCTCGACGTCCTGGAGCACCCCAGCGTGCGCACCATCATCGAGCGGGGGATGCTGTGGGCGAGCCGGTGA
- a CDS encoding DEAD/DEAH box helicase produces the protein MTTPAERYAAFRQSLAEEGPALRSFREHYDFPLDEFQVDACRALAAGDGVLVAAPTGSGKTVVGEFAVHLALSEGRKCFYTTPIKALSNQKYNDLVKRYGTKKVGLLTGDNSVNGEAPIVVMTTEVLRNMLYAGSGTLAGLGFVVMDEVHYLADRFRGAVWEEVIIHLPESVRLVALSATVSNAEEFGEWLGEVRGDTTVIVDEHRPVPLWQHMMVGNRLYDLFVTDEGGERPRLNPALMRIARDESRLAGRGRRGYHRPRGFRPPDRADVISRLDAEGLLPAITFIFSRAGCEAAVTQCVYAGIRLTTERERHEIRQIVDERTAHLPDEDLAVLGYLEWRDSLERGLAAHHAGMLPTFKEVVEELFAQGLVKAVFATETLSLGINMPARSVVIEKLDKWNGETHADLTPGEYTQLTGRAGRRGIDVEGHAVVIWQPGMDPVSVAGLASTRTYPLRSSFRPSYNMAVNLVGQVGRERARSLLEASFAQFQADRAVVGLARQLRRAEEAMAGYREAMTCHLGDFAEYAALRRRLSDRESELARQRGAARRAKALRSLEALRPGDVIRVPAGRRAGLAVVLDPGLNVRGNGPAPLVLTAGKQVKRLSSADFPVPVEPLERLRIPKNFNSRSPRDRASLAATLHNKIGGRDLGKPPRVRDHAVEDEEVTELRRRLRRHPCHGCDEREDHARWAERYYKLQREAEGLRRRVEGRSHVIARTFDKVCGVLEQLGYLDGETVTAHGRRLAMLYTELDLLTAECLRAGVWDRLDPAELAACVSSLIFESRQADDARRPRIPAGNAAEAVNAMTRLWAELEAIEEDHGLSFIREPDFGFAWAVFRWAKGHSLDVVLNDGVNGVELAAGDFVRWTKQLLDLLGQIADAAPEGSPVRGNAVKAMDAMRRGVVAYSSVG, from the coding sequence ATGACGACGCCAGCGGAACGGTATGCGGCCTTCCGTCAGAGCCTCGCCGAGGAGGGGCCCGCGCTCAGGTCGTTCCGAGAGCACTACGACTTCCCCCTCGACGAATTCCAGGTCGATGCCTGCCGCGCGCTGGCGGCCGGAGACGGCGTCCTGGTCGCGGCGCCGACGGGTTCGGGCAAGACCGTGGTCGGGGAGTTCGCGGTGCACCTCGCCCTGTCCGAGGGTCGCAAGTGCTTCTACACCACGCCGATCAAGGCGCTGTCCAACCAGAAGTACAACGACCTGGTCAAGCGGTACGGCACCAAGAAGGTGGGCCTGCTCACCGGCGACAACAGCGTCAACGGAGAGGCGCCCATCGTGGTCATGACCACCGAGGTGCTGCGCAACATGCTTTACGCGGGCTCCGGCACGCTGGCGGGGCTCGGGTTCGTCGTCATGGACGAGGTGCACTACCTCGCCGACCGGTTCCGCGGCGCGGTCTGGGAAGAGGTGATCATCCACCTGCCCGAGTCGGTGCGGCTGGTCGCGCTGTCGGCCACGGTCAGCAACGCCGAGGAGTTCGGCGAGTGGCTGGGTGAGGTCCGCGGCGACACCACCGTCATCGTGGACGAGCACCGGCCGGTGCCGCTGTGGCAGCACATGATGGTCGGCAACCGGCTCTACGACCTGTTCGTCACCGACGAGGGCGGCGAGCGCCCCCGGCTCAACCCCGCCCTGATGCGCATCGCCCGGGACGAGAGCCGTCTGGCCGGCCGCGGCAGACGCGGCTATCACCGGCCGCGCGGCTTCCGCCCGCCCGACCGCGCCGATGTGATCTCGCGCTTGGACGCCGAGGGCCTGCTCCCGGCGATCACGTTCATCTTCTCCCGCGCCGGATGCGAGGCCGCCGTGACGCAGTGCGTGTACGCGGGGATCCGGCTCACCACCGAGCGGGAACGGCACGAGATCCGGCAGATCGTGGACGAGCGCACCGCCCACCTGCCCGACGAGGACCTCGCGGTGCTGGGCTACCTCGAATGGCGCGACTCGCTGGAACGCGGCCTGGCCGCCCACCACGCGGGCATGCTGCCCACCTTCAAGGAGGTCGTCGAGGAGCTGTTCGCCCAAGGGCTGGTCAAGGCGGTGTTCGCCACCGAGACGCTGTCGCTGGGCATCAACATGCCCGCGCGCTCGGTGGTGATCGAGAAGCTCGACAAGTGGAACGGCGAGACGCACGCCGACCTCACGCCCGGCGAGTACACCCAGCTCACCGGCCGCGCCGGGCGGCGCGGCATCGACGTCGAGGGCCACGCGGTGGTGATCTGGCAGCCCGGCATGGACCCGGTGTCGGTGGCGGGGCTGGCCAGCACCCGCACCTACCCGCTGCGTTCCAGCTTCCGGCCCTCCTACAACATGGCGGTCAACCTCGTCGGCCAGGTGGGCCGGGAGCGCGCCCGCAGCCTGCTGGAGGCGTCCTTCGCGCAGTTCCAGGCCGACCGCGCGGTGGTCGGGCTGGCCCGCCAGCTGCGCCGCGCCGAGGAGGCGATGGCGGGCTACCGCGAGGCCATGACCTGCCACCTGGGCGACTTCGCCGAGTACGCGGCGCTGCGCAGGCGGCTGTCGGACCGGGAGTCGGAGCTGGCCCGCCAGCGCGGCGCCGCCCGCAGGGCCAAGGCGCTGCGCTCGCTGGAGGCGCTGCGGCCCGGGGATGTGATCCGCGTCCCCGCCGGACGGCGGGCGGGGCTGGCCGTCGTGCTCGACCCCGGACTCAACGTGCGGGGGAACGGCCCGGCTCCGCTGGTGCTCACCGCGGGCAAGCAGGTCAAGCGGCTGTCGTCGGCCGATTTCCCGGTGCCGGTGGAGCCGCTGGAGCGACTGCGCATCCCCAAGAACTTCAACTCCCGTTCGCCCAGGGACCGCGCCAGCCTGGCCGCCACGCTGCACAACAAGATCGGCGGCCGTGATCTGGGCAAGCCGCCCCGGGTCCGTGACCACGCGGTGGAGGACGAAGAGGTCACCGAGCTGCGGCGGCGGCTGCGCCGGCACCCCTGCCACGGCTGCGACGAGCGTGAGGACCACGCCCGCTGGGCCGAGCGCTACTACAAGCTCCAGCGCGAGGCGGAAGGGCTGCGGCGGCGGGTGGAGGGCCGCTCGCACGTGATCGCCCGCACCTTCGACAAGGTCTGCGGGGTGCTCGAACAGCTGGGGTACCTCGACGGGGAGACCGTCACCGCGCACGGCAGGCGGCTGGCCATGCTCTACACCGAACTGGACCTGCTCACCGCCGAATGCCTGCGTGCGGGTGTGTGGGATCGCCTCGACCCGGCCGAGCTGGCCGCCTGCGTGTCCTCGCTGATCTTCGAGTCGCGGCAGGCCGACGACGCCCGCCGTCCCAGGATCCCGGCCGGGAACGCGGCGGAGGCGGTCAACGCGATGACGCGGTTGTGGGCGGAGCTGGAGGCGATCGAGGAGGATCACGGCCTGTCGTTCATCCGGGAGCCGGACTTCGGCTTCGCCTGGGCCGTCTTCCGGTGGGCCAAGGGGCACAGCCTCGACGTCGTGCTGAACGACGGCGTGAACGGTGTCGAGCTGGCCGCGGGCGACTTCGTGCGCTGGACCAAGCAGCTGCTCGACCTGCTGGGGCAGATCGCCGACGCCGCGCCCGAAGGCAGTCCGGTCCGGGGGAACGCCGTCAAGGCGATGGACGCCATGCGCCGCGGCGTGGTCGCCTACAGCTCCGTCGGCTGA
- the tatC gene encoding twin-arginine translocase subunit TatC, whose product MALLKRSRSSKGPASPDADDGRMPLMEHLRELRNRLVKAILAVVAGTIVGFLLFDPIYEFIKEPYCGLPQEHMLKPGECSLAVQGVFESFFVNLKIAALFGLVASSPIWLYQIWAFVTPGLYRNERRYTLTFLGLAIPLFLAGAALAYFVMDTGLAILLSFAPPDSVIIITISDFLSYVLVMLIVFGISFELPLLLVFLNIIGVLSHATVKKHRRMVIFIMFVFGAVATPGGDPFTMIALALPMVVLFAAAELVMYLREKRMPRGEDYSSLSDDEASPLELGADGGSETTK is encoded by the coding sequence ATGGCCCTGCTCAAACGGTCTCGATCCTCCAAGGGCCCGGCCTCGCCGGACGCCGACGACGGTCGCATGCCCCTCATGGAGCACCTCCGCGAGCTGCGCAACCGCCTCGTCAAGGCGATCCTCGCGGTGGTCGCGGGCACCATCGTGGGCTTCCTGCTCTTCGACCCGATCTACGAGTTCATCAAGGAGCCCTACTGCGGCCTGCCCCAGGAGCACATGCTCAAGCCGGGCGAGTGTTCACTGGCCGTTCAGGGCGTCTTCGAGTCCTTCTTCGTCAACCTGAAGATCGCGGCACTGTTCGGGCTCGTGGCGTCCTCGCCGATCTGGCTCTACCAGATCTGGGCGTTCGTCACCCCCGGGCTCTACCGCAACGAGCGGCGCTACACCCTCACCTTCCTGGGGCTGGCCATCCCGCTGTTCCTCGCCGGCGCGGCACTGGCCTACTTCGTGATGGACACCGGGCTGGCGATCCTGCTCAGCTTCGCCCCGCCCGACTCGGTGATCATCATCACGATCAGCGACTTCCTCAGCTACGTGCTGGTCATGCTGATCGTCTTCGGCATCTCCTTCGAGCTGCCGCTGCTGCTGGTGTTTCTGAACATCATCGGTGTGCTCTCGCACGCCACGGTCAAGAAGCACCGGCGCATGGTGATCTTCATCATGTTCGTGTTCGGGGCGGTCGCCACGCCGGGCGGCGACCCGTTCACCATGATCGCGCTGGCGCTGCCGATGGTGGTGCTGTTCGCAGCGGCGGAGCTGGTCATGTACCTGCGGGAGAAGCGGATGCCGCGCGGGGAGGACTACTCCTCGCTCTCCGACGATGAGGCGTCCCCGCTGGAGCTGGGAGCCGACGGCGGCTCCGAGACGACCAAGTAG
- the tatA gene encoding Sec-independent protein translocase subunit TatA: MPNLGPTELIIIAVILVLLFGAKKLPDTARAVGRSLRIFKAETNKLREDDDKPAQTTTVTVQQQSAPAPASQQLPSAEPALSPEEQARRLEEEAARLRAQAAAAKDKTN; encoded by the coding sequence ATGCCCAACCTGGGACCCACTGAGCTGATCATCATCGCGGTGATCCTGGTGCTCCTGTTCGGCGCGAAGAAGCTGCCCGACACCGCCCGCGCGGTCGGCCGGTCCCTGCGCATCTTCAAGGCGGAGACCAACAAGCTGCGTGAGGACGACGACAAGCCGGCCCAGACCACGACGGTCACCGTCCAGCAGCAGTCCGCTCCGGCCCCCGCCTCGCAGCAGCTGCCGTCCGCCGAGCCCGCGCTCTCGCCGGAGGAGCAGGCCAGGCGCCTGGAGGAGGAGGCCGCCCGGCTGCGCGCCCAGGCCGCGGCCGCCAAGGACAAGACGAACTGA
- a CDS encoding helix-turn-helix transcriptional regulator: protein MSSSADRLPRLLALVPYLMSHPGAQVPEVAKIFGLTEKQLIDDLQLVWMCGLPGHTPGDLIDVSWDGGEILIDNADTIARPLRLAVDEASALLVALRMLLELPEFAEEGERDALARVIAKLERAAGEAAAAVSSQFTVEVDVDADPGALKAVKEGLRAKRRLSLRYYVPGRDEITPREVDPMRLVVAEGRSYLEGWCYRAEAVRLFRLDRMLEVRILDQPAEPPPEAEPLDVTQGVFRPSPTDQLVELEVTPAGRWIAEYYPCEEVTELGEGRLRVALRARDQGWLVRLALRLGETGKVVAPPSLAEAVRERARQALALYESGP from the coding sequence GTGAGCAGTTCCGCCGACCGCCTGCCCAGGCTGCTGGCACTGGTCCCCTACCTGATGTCGCACCCGGGGGCTCAGGTGCCGGAGGTGGCCAAGATCTTCGGGCTGACCGAGAAGCAGCTCATCGACGATCTGCAGCTGGTGTGGATGTGCGGGCTGCCCGGCCACACCCCCGGCGACCTCATCGACGTGTCCTGGGACGGCGGCGAGATCCTCATCGACAACGCCGACACGATCGCCCGCCCGCTGCGGCTGGCCGTGGACGAGGCGAGCGCACTGCTGGTGGCGCTGCGCATGCTGCTGGAGCTGCCGGAGTTCGCCGAAGAGGGCGAGCGCGACGCCCTGGCCCGGGTGATCGCCAAGCTGGAGCGGGCCGCGGGCGAGGCCGCCGCGGCGGTCAGCAGCCAGTTCACGGTGGAGGTCGACGTCGACGCCGACCCGGGCGCGCTGAAGGCGGTCAAGGAGGGCCTGCGCGCCAAGCGGCGGCTGTCGCTGCGCTACTACGTCCCGGGCCGTGACGAGATCACCCCCCGCGAGGTCGATCCGATGCGCCTGGTGGTGGCCGAGGGCCGCTCCTACCTGGAGGGCTGGTGCTACCGCGCCGAAGCGGTACGGCTGTTCCGGCTCGACCGCATGCTGGAGGTCCGCATCCTGGACCAGCCGGCCGAGCCGCCCCCCGAGGCGGAGCCGCTCGACGTCACGCAGGGCGTCTTCCGCCCCTCGCCCACCGACCAGCTGGTCGAGCTGGAGGTCACCCCGGCGGGCCGGTGGATCGCCGAGTACTACCCGTGCGAGGAGGTCACCGAGCTGGGGGAGGGGCGGCTGCGGGTGGCGCTGCGCGCTCGCGACCAGGGCTGGCTGGTGCGGCTCGCGCTGCGCCTGGGCGAGACCGGCAAGGTCGTCGCCCCGCCGTCGCTGGCCGAGGCGGTCCGCGAGCGGGCGCGGCAGGCCCTGGCGCTGTACGAGAGCGGGCCGTGA